A single window of Rubripirellula lacrimiformis DNA harbors:
- a CDS encoding Kelch repeat-containing protein, translating into MTSYLPRRSFAIAFFCLAGSVATPSLSWAHFPWLASNDDGRAVMWFGESTADRVYPMPAKVQAIELNSDGAKHPVATKSVDGDDLVGIQSTMPINSHAELSGSVTYGLYHGTKLTYHVEHLPQTDPTQWPSEPRSDAPMQTVVIADGKGGVEVKVLADGEPLADTEVKLYCEEGHQEAARNTDAAGLVSFTASEVESGLNAIVVGVTKSDVKGELDGEPYSSTTDYLTATFSIGKSDKNDSASKGSAAAPAKPKVDSNSGVSVGPTGLAELPEELTSFGAAIAGNRLFVYGGHTGDAHSYSTEEQSNRLWSLDLSQGDSAKWQELASGPRLQGLALVAHGDRVVRIGGFSAVNDLGDDHELHSQTSVASYDPATNQWSDLASLPEPRSSLDAAVIGDKVYVFGGWKLDGDSDTSEWLQTAYCLDLSNPSAKWQATAQPPFKRRATSVAAFDGKLYVIGGMRPEGGPTTRVDIYDPKSDSWSDGPSIPGAGMSGFGSSSFASGGNLYCSTMDGFVHRLDPSGKGWTTVAKCQRARFFHRMLPRQENELLMVGGANMQIGKFTVIDAVTLTSKE; encoded by the coding sequence ATGACCTCCTATCTCCCGCGGCGCAGCTTCGCGATCGCTTTTTTCTGTCTCGCGGGCTCCGTCGCGACGCCTTCGCTCTCTTGGGCTCACTTCCCTTGGCTAGCGTCCAACGACGATGGCCGTGCGGTGATGTGGTTCGGCGAATCCACGGCCGACCGTGTCTATCCGATGCCAGCGAAAGTGCAAGCGATCGAATTGAACAGTGACGGCGCCAAGCATCCCGTTGCGACGAAATCCGTCGATGGCGATGATCTGGTAGGGATTCAGAGCACGATGCCGATCAATTCGCATGCCGAGCTGTCTGGATCGGTCACCTATGGCCTGTACCACGGGACCAAGTTGACCTACCACGTCGAACACCTGCCGCAAACCGACCCCACGCAGTGGCCGAGCGAACCTCGTAGCGACGCGCCGATGCAAACCGTGGTAATCGCGGATGGGAAAGGCGGCGTAGAGGTGAAAGTGCTGGCAGACGGCGAGCCATTGGCCGACACGGAAGTCAAGCTGTACTGCGAGGAAGGCCACCAGGAAGCGGCCCGCAACACCGACGCAGCCGGACTGGTTTCTTTCACCGCCAGCGAAGTTGAATCGGGTTTGAACGCGATCGTCGTCGGTGTCACCAAGTCCGACGTCAAGGGCGAGTTGGACGGGGAACCCTATTCAAGCACCACCGACTATCTGACAGCAACCTTCAGCATTGGCAAGTCTGACAAGAATGATTCGGCAAGCAAAGGATCTGCGGCCGCTCCTGCGAAGCCAAAGGTCGATTCCAATAGCGGCGTATCGGTAGGTCCAACCGGTTTGGCCGAATTGCCCGAGGAACTGACTAGTTTTGGTGCGGCGATCGCAGGGAACCGGCTATTCGTCTACGGCGGACACACCGGGGACGCGCACTCGTATTCGACCGAGGAACAATCCAACCGGTTGTGGTCATTGGATCTGTCACAAGGCGATTCGGCCAAGTGGCAGGAATTGGCCAGCGGTCCTCGATTGCAAGGGTTGGCATTGGTTGCCCATGGCGATCGCGTCGTCCGCATTGGCGGTTTCAGTGCGGTCAATGATTTAGGCGACGATCACGAACTGCATTCCCAGACTTCGGTCGCAAGCTACGATCCGGCAACGAATCAGTGGAGCGATTTGGCCAGTCTTCCCGAGCCGCGATCATCGCTGGACGCGGCAGTCATCGGCGACAAGGTTTACGTGTTCGGCGGCTGGAAGCTGGATGGTGACAGCGACACCAGCGAATGGTTGCAAACGGCCTACTGCTTGGATCTGTCGAACCCCTCGGCCAAGTGGCAAGCGACCGCGCAACCGCCGTTTAAGCGGCGTGCCACCAGCGTCGCGGCTTTCGATGGCAAGTTGTACGTGATCGGGGGAATGCGTCCCGAGGGCGGACCGACCACTCGCGTCGATATCTATGATCCGAAGTCGGATTCATGGTCCGACGGCCCTTCGATCCCAGGTGCGGGGATGTCCGGGTTTGGTTCGTCGTCGTTCGCTAGTGGCGGGAATCTGTATTGCAGCACGATGGACGGTTTCGTTCATCGGTTGGACCCAAGCGGTAAAGGCTGGACCACGGTCGCCAAGTGCCAGCGAGCTCGCTTTTTTCACCGCATGCTGCCTCGCCAAGAGAACGAACTGCTGATGGTGGGCGGAGCCAACATGCAGATCGGAAAATTCACCGTGATCGATGCCGTGACGTTGACGAGCAAGGAATGA
- a CDS encoding fucose isomerase yields the protein MSKTVILIASGDLRDSANQVCWSAQAEMEQQLTAAIESFGYEVKRGHDYDAELGHGFIRSQRQGIDVFREIDPDAPLIVAEAVWQYSHHVLAGLMTHRGPILTAANWSGQWPGLVGLLNLNGSLTKAGVRYCSLWSETFSDEAFLTNLKSWLDDATVSHDTSHAAALDLAACDENARQVGTEVAETLRRDKAIMGVFDEGCMGMFNAIIPDSLLNPLGVFKERLSQSALYYETLQVDTSEAESVRLWLDDHGMKFHTGPDHATDLTDAQILDQCKMYIATMRIADDFGCDAVGIQYQQGLKDLLPASDLVEGMLNDSVRPPVRSRDGSRELHPGQPLIHFNEVDECAGLDGLLTQRVHQALGQPVENTLHDLRWSDRDLSGTVEGQVWVLEISGAVPASHFEGGWAAAEGFRQPPMYFPSGGSTVRGISKPGDVVWSRIFVADGKLKMDLGLAKSVALPDQETQRRWDATTPQWPIMHTVFRGVSRDQMMARHQANHIQVAYARSEAEAKVAMQAKAVAASELGIEVCLCGDVD from the coding sequence ATGTCCAAAACCGTCATCCTTATCGCTTCGGGTGACCTTCGCGATTCAGCCAACCAGGTGTGTTGGTCCGCGCAGGCTGAAATGGAGCAGCAGTTGACCGCCGCAATCGAATCCTTTGGGTACGAGGTCAAACGGGGCCACGATTACGATGCCGAATTGGGGCACGGGTTCATCCGGTCACAGCGTCAGGGGATCGATGTATTCCGAGAGATCGATCCTGATGCGCCGTTGATCGTCGCCGAGGCGGTTTGGCAGTACTCGCACCACGTGCTGGCTGGTCTGATGACCCATCGTGGCCCCATTTTGACAGCCGCAAACTGGTCGGGCCAATGGCCGGGTTTGGTGGGCTTGTTGAACCTGAACGGATCCTTGACCAAAGCGGGCGTGCGGTATTGTTCGCTGTGGAGCGAAACGTTTTCGGACGAAGCGTTCCTGACGAACCTGAAATCATGGTTGGACGACGCGACGGTTTCGCATGACACATCGCACGCGGCCGCGTTGGATCTTGCCGCATGTGATGAAAACGCTCGCCAAGTTGGGACCGAGGTCGCCGAGACGCTGCGACGTGACAAAGCGATCATGGGCGTTTTTGACGAAGGCTGTATGGGGATGTTCAATGCGATCATTCCGGATTCCTTGTTGAACCCATTGGGGGTTTTTAAAGAACGGCTAAGCCAGTCGGCGCTGTATTACGAGACGCTGCAGGTGGATACCAGCGAAGCCGAATCGGTTCGACTTTGGCTGGATGATCACGGAATGAAGTTCCACACCGGCCCGGATCACGCCACCGATTTGACCGATGCTCAGATCCTGGATCAGTGCAAAATGTACATCGCGACGATGCGGATTGCCGACGACTTCGGTTGCGACGCCGTGGGGATCCAATACCAACAGGGATTGAAAGATCTGTTGCCGGCCAGCGATCTGGTCGAAGGCATGTTGAACGATTCCGTTCGTCCGCCGGTTCGATCACGCGACGGGAGCCGGGAACTGCACCCTGGGCAACCGTTGATCCACTTCAACGAAGTTGACGAATGTGCGGGGCTGGATGGGTTGTTGACCCAGCGAGTACACCAGGCGCTTGGGCAACCGGTGGAAAACACGCTGCACGATTTGCGATGGTCGGATCGCGATCTGTCGGGAACCGTCGAAGGCCAGGTTTGGGTGCTCGAGATCAGCGGTGCCGTCCCAGCGTCGCACTTCGAGGGCGGCTGGGCTGCGGCCGAAGGGTTCCGCCAACCACCGATGTACTTCCCGTCCGGGGGCAGCACCGTTCGCGGGATCTCCAAACCGGGCGATGTGGTCTGGTCGCGAATCTTTGTGGCCGACGGAAAGCTGAAAATGGATCTTGGGCTAGCCAAATCGGTCGCGCTACCTGATCAGGAAACTCAGCGGCGCTGGGACGCGACGACGCCTCAGTGGCCGATCATGCACACCGTGTTTCGCGGCGTGTCGCGGGACCAGATGATGGCCCGACATCAGGCCAACCATATCCAAGTCGCCTACGCCCGATCCGAAGCCGAAGCCAAGGTGGCGATGCAGGCCAAAGCGGTGGCGGCATCCGAATTGGGCATCGAAGTCTGTTTGTGTGGCGACGTCGACTGA
- the lepA gene encoding translation elongation factor 4, giving the protein MKLIRNFCIIAHIDHGKSTLADRLIQACGGVTQRDFHDQMLDSMDIERERGITIKSNTVTLEYTAKDGNLYQLNLIDTPGHVDFSHEVRRSLMACEGALMVVDASQGVEAQTVANLFLAMEYDLELLPVINKIDLPAANVDRVREEIDADLGLDPFAAIPVSAKTGQGIEDVLEGIVHHLPPPTGDESAPVKALVFDAFFDKYRGVILQVRVMEGTLKPRDTIHFMHSDRDFTIDELGYNQFKLNPKKKLSAGEVGYIVAGVKSVQDIEIGDTITILDRPADAPIPGYQPAKQVVFSSVYPMSTDEYQDLTKALEKLAINDAALTYEKDSSAALGFGFRCGFLGLLHLDVIQERLQREFDIGLVISAPSVKYQLMLKNGETLEVDNPSYWPDPSTIDSASEPYIRAQILTPEEYVGPVMELCREHRSESQTMNYLSAGRVEVVSEMPLGEVLFDFYGKLKMITRGYGSFDYEPVEYRKTDIVKVDILVNKEPIDALAYLVHRDKSRARALHYCEQLAEEIPRHQFKIPIQGAIGGTIIARATIAPYRKDVTAKLYGGDVTRKKKLLEKQKKGKAKMKQFGSVNIPQKAFVSVLRADKD; this is encoded by the coding sequence ATGAAACTGATTCGCAATTTTTGCATCATCGCCCACATCGACCACGGCAAATCGACCTTGGCCGATCGATTGATTCAGGCTTGCGGAGGCGTGACGCAGCGTGATTTCCACGACCAAATGCTGGATTCGATGGATATCGAGCGTGAGCGTGGGATCACGATCAAAAGCAATACGGTGACGCTGGAATACACCGCCAAGGATGGGAACCTGTACCAGTTGAACCTGATCGACACTCCCGGTCACGTTGACTTTTCGCACGAAGTGCGTCGTTCATTGATGGCCTGCGAAGGGGCCCTGATGGTGGTCGATGCGTCGCAGGGGGTGGAGGCCCAGACTGTGGCGAACCTGTTCCTGGCGATGGAATACGACCTAGAACTGTTGCCGGTGATCAACAAAATCGATCTTCCAGCGGCGAACGTCGATCGGGTCCGCGAAGAAATTGACGCCGACCTGGGCTTGGATCCGTTTGCGGCGATTCCCGTTTCCGCCAAAACCGGACAGGGGATTGAAGATGTGTTGGAGGGCATTGTCCATCACCTTCCGCCGCCCACCGGTGACGAGTCGGCTCCGGTGAAAGCCCTTGTCTTCGACGCGTTCTTTGACAAGTACCGTGGCGTGATCCTGCAGGTGCGAGTGATGGAAGGCACACTGAAGCCTCGCGACACGATTCACTTCATGCACTCGGACCGCGATTTCACGATCGATGAACTTGGTTACAACCAGTTCAAACTGAACCCCAAGAAAAAACTGTCGGCTGGCGAGGTTGGTTACATCGTTGCGGGGGTCAAGAGCGTCCAGGATATCGAGATTGGCGACACGATCACGATCTTGGATCGTCCCGCCGATGCGCCGATTCCAGGCTACCAGCCGGCCAAGCAGGTTGTGTTTTCGTCGGTCTATCCGATGAGCACCGATGAGTACCAGGATCTGACCAAGGCACTGGAAAAGTTGGCGATCAACGACGCCGCATTGACCTACGAAAAGGACAGTTCAGCGGCCCTCGGGTTCGGGTTCCGCTGTGGGTTCCTTGGACTGTTGCACCTGGACGTGATTCAAGAACGCTTGCAGCGTGAATTTGACATCGGTTTGGTGATCTCGGCACCATCGGTCAAGTATCAGCTGATGCTGAAAAACGGCGAAACGCTGGAGGTCGATAACCCTAGTTATTGGCCTGACCCGTCCACAATCGATTCCGCTAGCGAGCCCTACATCAGAGCGCAGATCCTGACGCCCGAGGAATACGTTGGACCAGTCATGGAGCTGTGTCGCGAGCATCGCAGCGAGAGTCAGACGATGAATTATCTGTCGGCTGGCCGAGTCGAGGTGGTCAGTGAAATGCCGCTGGGGGAAGTCTTGTTTGACTTCTACGGCAAGTTGAAAATGATCACGCGAGGATACGGGTCGTTCGATTACGAACCGGTCGAGTATCGCAAGACCGACATCGTGAAGGTCGACATCTTGGTCAACAAAGAACCGATCGATGCGTTGGCGTACTTGGTGCACCGGGACAAATCGCGTGCTCGGGCACTGCACTATTGCGAACAGTTGGCGGAAGAGATTCCACGCCACCAGTTCAAGATCCCAATCCAAGGTGCCATCGGGGGCACGATCATCGCGCGAGCGACGATTGCTCCGTACCGAAAAGACGTGACGGCCAAGTTGTATGGCGGCGACGTGACTCGTAAGAAAAAGCTGCTGGAAAAGCAGAAGAAGGGGAAGGCGAAGATGAAGCAATTCGGAAGCGTCAATATTCCTCAGAAGGCTTTCGTTTCCGTGCTTCGTGCCGACAAGGACTGA
- a CDS encoding ribulokinase, with the protein MSAVVSLGLDFGTESVRAILVDRDGQQLAIAAVDFAHGQITDTLPGSSDPLPAHFALQAPDDWLDAAAEATRSAMSQSGVRADQIVGVGVDFTSCTMLPTTIDGTPLCQVESLASVPLAWPKLWKHHGAIQQTERMNRIANHRNESFLARYGGTIGLEWFFPKVLETIENAPQVADAAEVWLEAGDWFVWQLVGGPANELTRSSCQAGYKAMWSASEGYPSLDYFAAVHPLLAEVVANRLPGVMRSPGESAGGVCDAMAKRFGLQTGTPVSAAIIDAHSAVPGVGAADPGTLVMVLGTSSCHMLNATEFANVPGVAGVVDGGILPGMFGYETGQAAVGDAFAWLLKLVNLESFESLSEAAMKLPPGADGVACLDWMNGCRTPLMDGGVRGALTGLGLHHGPEHLYLALMEASAFGLRWIVELLRDGGVPIDRFVATGGLPHHNRAFVEVYADVLGAEIEIHPSTQGPAVGAAVLGMLAAGPDASGFRDVTEAASAMASAKSGQSDKVYPRSDRCAAYHQLYSGYRELARKLGPSNGNSAPRETAN; encoded by the coding sequence ATGTCAGCGGTAGTATCACTCGGACTAGATTTTGGGACCGAATCGGTTCGCGCGATTTTGGTGGACCGCGATGGGCAGCAATTAGCGATCGCGGCAGTCGACTTTGCGCACGGTCAGATCACCGACACGTTGCCCGGATCGTCGGATCCACTGCCTGCCCATTTCGCTCTGCAAGCACCCGACGATTGGTTGGATGCGGCGGCCGAGGCGACGCGATCGGCAATGTCCCAATCGGGTGTTCGAGCGGATCAGATCGTTGGTGTGGGGGTCGACTTTACAAGTTGCACGATGTTGCCCACAACGATCGACGGCACTCCGCTTTGTCAGGTCGAATCGTTGGCGAGCGTGCCCTTGGCATGGCCCAAGCTTTGGAAGCACCATGGTGCGATCCAGCAAACCGAGCGAATGAACCGCATCGCCAACCATCGCAACGAGTCGTTTCTGGCTCGTTACGGTGGGACGATCGGATTGGAATGGTTCTTTCCCAAGGTCTTGGAAACGATCGAAAACGCTCCGCAAGTTGCGGACGCCGCCGAGGTGTGGTTGGAAGCCGGAGACTGGTTTGTTTGGCAGTTGGTCGGTGGCCCGGCAAACGAACTGACCCGTTCCAGTTGCCAAGCGGGATACAAGGCGATGTGGTCGGCTAGCGAAGGATATCCGTCGCTGGACTATTTTGCCGCCGTACATCCCTTGTTAGCCGAAGTGGTCGCCAACCGATTGCCCGGCGTGATGCGATCGCCAGGGGAATCCGCCGGGGGCGTCTGCGACGCGATGGCGAAGCGGTTCGGGCTGCAGACTGGAACTCCCGTGTCGGCGGCGATCATCGACGCGCATTCGGCGGTGCCGGGTGTCGGCGCGGCCGATCCGGGGACCTTGGTGATGGTGCTTGGGACCAGCAGTTGCCACATGCTGAACGCGACCGAGTTCGCGAATGTCCCGGGGGTTGCCGGCGTCGTGGACGGCGGGATTTTGCCGGGAATGTTTGGGTATGAAACCGGACAGGCAGCGGTTGGCGACGCGTTTGCGTGGCTGTTGAAACTGGTGAACTTAGAATCGTTCGAAAGCCTGTCGGAGGCCGCGATGAAGTTGCCGCCGGGAGCCGACGGAGTGGCTTGTTTGGACTGGATGAATGGTTGCCGAACGCCGTTGATGGATGGCGGTGTGCGGGGCGCATTGACCGGCCTCGGTCTGCACCATGGCCCGGAACATTTGTATTTGGCACTGATGGAAGCGTCCGCGTTCGGGCTTCGCTGGATCGTCGAATTGCTGCGTGACGGTGGTGTCCCCATCGATCGTTTTGTGGCCACCGGTGGATTGCCGCATCACAACCGCGCATTCGTCGAAGTGTACGCCGATGTGCTGGGTGCCGAGATCGAAATTCATCCATCGACTCAAGGGCCCGCGGTGGGCGCGGCGGTGTTGGGGATGTTAGCGGCAGGTCCCGATGCCAGCGGGTTCCGCGACGTAACCGAGGCAGCGTCGGCGATGGCGTCCGCCAAATCGGGCCAATCCGACAAGGTTTATCCTCGCTCGGATCGCTGTGCCGCCTACCACCAACTTTATTCAGGCTATCGAGAACTAGCCCGCAAACTTGGCCCGTCCAATGGAAACTCGGCCCCCCGAGAAACCGCCAACTGA
- a CDS encoding DUF1559 domain-containing protein encodes MRPNRNRLNRTAFTLVELLVVIAIIGILIGLLLPGVQAAREAARRMSCSNNMKQLGLAMHMYNDVHRSLPPTVLGISAGKNQGQPVHVAGLTAWVALLPYHESAALYEQFDFSSSPTTPENEAASKKTPPVHLCPSMSLPDSGGTPNGYSSYALSTGTKKYRNQVHNGVIVDSMNVFRMERVNAGVDASQSWISSVDIDDVAAADGTSHTFLAGEFGVQRRDTSMLPFPYPGSGGESAGMWAVSYPYHSTASVFGKFNAKHISLFDIPSYESFRSPHTGGVQFVLSDGSVRLLNESVDATILQRLAARNDGEVINQEPW; translated from the coding sequence ATGAGACCCAACCGAAACCGATTGAACCGGACCGCGTTCACGCTGGTCGAACTGTTGGTGGTGATCGCGATCATCGGAATCTTGATCGGATTGTTGTTGCCAGGCGTCCAAGCAGCTCGCGAGGCCGCCCGGCGAATGTCGTGCAGCAACAACATGAAACAGCTCGGTTTGGCGATGCACATGTACAACGATGTGCACCGGAGTCTACCGCCGACGGTTCTTGGGATATCCGCTGGAAAGAACCAAGGACAACCCGTCCATGTTGCCGGACTGACCGCGTGGGTGGCTCTGCTGCCCTATCACGAGAGTGCGGCACTGTACGAACAGTTTGATTTCAGCAGCAGCCCGACGACGCCTGAAAACGAGGCAGCGTCCAAAAAGACCCCGCCGGTTCATCTGTGCCCGTCGATGTCGCTTCCCGACAGTGGTGGCACGCCCAATGGGTATTCCAGTTACGCGCTGTCGACGGGAACGAAGAAGTACCGCAATCAAGTGCACAACGGAGTGATCGTGGATTCGATGAACGTGTTTCGAATGGAGCGGGTCAATGCCGGCGTGGACGCGTCCCAATCTTGGATATCCTCGGTCGATATCGACGATGTTGCCGCAGCGGATGGAACCTCGCACACGTTTTTGGCGGGCGAATTTGGTGTTCAACGACGCGACACTTCGATGCTTCCGTTCCCCTATCCGGGATCCGGTGGCGAAAGTGCGGGGATGTGGGCGGTCAGTTATCCATATCATTCCACCGCATCGGTATTTGGTAAGTTCAATGCGAAGCACATTTCGTTGTTTGATATTCCGTCCTATGAATCGTTTCGCAGTCCGCACACCGGCGGCGTTCAGTTCGTGCTAAGCGACGGCAGCGTCCGTTTGCTGAACGAATCTGTCGACGCGACCATTCTGCAACGATTAGCCGCCCGCAACGACGGCGAAGTCATCAACCAGGAGCCTTGGTAA
- a CDS encoding sodium:solute symporter: MNSHFTVLDWIILVAYFVGVLSLGFFFWKRSGSSDEFTSGGRSLPGWLCGLSIFATFLSSISYLALPGKSFVDNWNPFVFSLSIPIAAMIAIRFFVPMYRASGEVSAYALLEKRFGVWARIYASGFYLLFQVARIAVVMYLMALPMAVIFGWDIRWVIMVTGVMVTVYSFVGGIVAVIWADAIQAIVLLVGALVSLAVILAGMPGGMGQVMEIAADNDKLLLGSFSLSSVSESTVWVLLAYGLFENLKNFGIDQSFIQRYIASKSDRDAARSLWLSAGLYVPVSAVFFFIGTSLFAWHQIHPGDTQEVRLVVAKQRLMQQGIAPAMETAADGATRFAPAYQKQLNDTAAQLSDRDIGDRVFPHFIAAHLPSGVSGLLVAAIFAAAMSTVSTSLNSSATLVMSDFFQRLVSPRASERQLMGVLHGATVVWGVLGTALALALVQLTESALDIWWALSGILGSGILALFLLGVICKRATNSHAILSVTIGTAVIAWMALSSGGLWSESWILPPSPFHPLLVIVVGTVVIVGIGAILSAGKSKPAA; this comes from the coding sequence TTGAATTCGCATTTTACAGTCCTGGATTGGATCATCCTGGTCGCGTACTTCGTCGGCGTGTTGTCGCTGGGGTTTTTCTTTTGGAAGCGAAGCGGTTCCAGCGACGAATTCACCAGCGGTGGTCGGTCGTTGCCCGGTTGGTTGTGCGGTCTATCGATTTTCGCAACCTTCCTTAGCAGCATTAGCTATCTTGCCCTGCCCGGAAAATCGTTCGTCGACAATTGGAATCCGTTTGTCTTTTCGTTGTCGATTCCGATCGCGGCGATGATTGCGATTCGATTCTTTGTACCGATGTACCGGGCATCGGGCGAAGTGTCCGCGTACGCGTTGCTAGAGAAACGATTTGGCGTTTGGGCTCGGATCTATGCCAGCGGGTTCTACCTGTTGTTTCAAGTCGCCCGAATCGCGGTGGTGATGTACTTGATGGCGCTGCCGATGGCCGTGATTTTTGGCTGGGACATTCGTTGGGTCATCATGGTGACGGGCGTGATGGTGACGGTGTACTCCTTCGTCGGCGGAATCGTGGCGGTCATCTGGGCGGATGCGATCCAGGCGATCGTGTTGTTGGTGGGCGCGTTGGTTTCGCTGGCCGTGATCCTGGCTGGGATGCCCGGCGGTATGGGGCAAGTGATGGAAATCGCCGCCGACAATGACAAGTTGTTGCTGGGCAGTTTCAGTCTTTCGTCCGTGTCCGAATCCACCGTCTGGGTGTTGTTGGCGTACGGTCTGTTTGAAAATCTTAAAAACTTCGGCATCGACCAAAGCTTTATCCAGCGGTACATCGCTTCGAAGAGCGACCGTGATGCGGCCCGCAGTTTGTGGCTAAGTGCTGGTCTGTACGTGCCCGTTAGCGCGGTGTTCTTTTTCATCGGCACGTCGTTGTTCGCTTGGCACCAGATTCACCCCGGCGATACCCAAGAGGTTCGTTTGGTGGTGGCGAAACAGCGTCTGATGCAACAGGGGATCGCACCGGCAATGGAGACGGCTGCGGACGGAGCAACGCGTTTTGCACCTGCGTACCAAAAGCAGCTGAATGATACCGCAGCCCAGCTTTCGGATCGCGACATCGGCGACCGTGTGTTCCCCCACTTCATTGCCGCGCACCTGCCATCGGGCGTGTCGGGTTTGTTGGTCGCAGCGATCTTCGCGGCGGCGATGAGTACGGTGTCGACGTCGCTGAATTCGTCCGCAACGTTGGTGATGAGCGACTTTTTTCAGCGTCTGGTTTCGCCGCGGGCTAGCGAACGGCAACTGATGGGCGTGTTGCATGGCGCGACCGTCGTATGGGGCGTGCTGGGGACAGCGTTGGCGCTGGCGTTGGTTCAATTGACCGAAAGTGCGCTCGACATTTGGTGGGCACTGTCGGGCATTTTGGGAAGCGGGATTTTGGCCCTGTTCCTGCTGGGCGTGATCTGTAAACGGGCCACCAATTCGCACGCTATCTTGTCGGTTACGATCGGCACCGCAGTGATTGCATGGATGGCGCTGTCGTCGGGTGGTTTGTGGTCCGAGTCGTGGATTCTGCCGCCCAGTCCCTTTCACCCGCTGTTGGTGATCGTCGTGGGAACGGTCGTGATCGTCGGTATCGGAGCCATTTTGTCGGCCGGCAAGTCGAAGCCTGCTGCCTAG
- the hemP gene encoding hemin uptake protein HemP, with amino-acid sequence MNTSEESSESDQAGAPVNPSWQHPLGSKVIRFTDLARCGQEIWIEHEGQLYRLRQTRHGKLVLTK; translated from the coding sequence ATGAACACTTCAGAAGAATCTTCTGAATCGGATCAGGCGGGGGCACCGGTGAATCCGTCCTGGCAGCATCCACTGGGGTCCAAGGTGATCAGGTTTACCGATCTGGCTCGCTGTGGCCAAGAGATTTGGATCGAACACGAAGGGCAACTGTATCGGCTGCGGCAAACTCGCCATGGCAAGTTGGTGCTGACCAAATGA